A window of Penaeus monodon isolate SGIC_2016 unplaced genomic scaffold, NSTDA_Pmon_1 PmonScaffold_5905, whole genome shotgun sequence genomic DNA:
AGATAGTCAGCCAAGAAGGCCACGGAGAGACGGTAAACGAGAGACGTGGCGAAGCAcagaaagaaggaacgaaagagaaggacagagacagaTGCAAGGCGTGCAAAGGTAGTTCGAACAcctattattgtcaattattattaaGCCGTGTTTTTCGAACTGAAAATCCACATGGATGACAActgtttttcatatataacaaataGACCTGACATGCCTGTAGCGAACATTGTCTAAAAAATTAACGAGCACTAACGTTATTTGCTGCGGTGTATTTTACATGACGCAGATCAAAGTAGAAAAATATCTTAACTGTATATCAGGTTACAATATACATGCTGAAATATACATCAAATGAAGTAGACATAGTTTACAGACAAATTATATAAACGTAACAAAAACTTTTGATGGACAGCAAAGCATTGGATTAtgagttaaaatatattattaaaatccaCATTACTATGCTCAGGATTTTAGACACATGGCAGAGCAAAAGCTGGTTTGCCAAAGGTGTTTACTAAATCATTCCCTGCTCATTTCATAGCGAACCATTAAAACATGTCAATCTTGTATTTATTACAGTAAGTAATAAAGAGTATTTTGATCATAAATATTTGCCGTTATGCTTCATATTTTCGTTACAGGAAGTGAAAACGTACACGgaaataactatatgtatatatatatatacatatatatatatatatatatatatatatatatatatatatatatatatatataatatatatatatatatatatattatatacatatatatatatatatatatatatatatatatatatatatatatatatatatatatatattatattaatacgcacacacacacacacacacacacaccacacacacacacacacacacacacacacacacacacacacacacacacacacacacacaaacacacacacacacacacccacacacacacacacacacaaacacacacacacacacacacacacacacacacacacacgcacacacacacaaatctatctatctatctatctatctatctatctatatatagacacacgcacaaataaataaataaataaatatatatatatatatattttatatatatatatatatatatatatatatatatatatatatatgtgtgtgtgtgtgtgtgtgtgtgtgtgtgtgtgtgtgtgtgtgtgtgtgtgtgtgtgtgtgtatgtgtgtgtgtatgtgtggggtgtgtgtttctgtgtacttatatgtttatgtttgtttattcatttatatgtacacacacacacacacaattatgtttgtatatatatatatatatatatatatatatatatatatatatacatacacacacaccacacaccacacacacataatatatatatacatatatatatatatatatagatatatatatatatatatatatatatatatatatatattttatatatgtgtgtgtgtggtgtgtgtgtgtgtatgtatatacatatatacacccacatttatatacatatacatatatgtacacatatatacatatgtgtatgtattcatacacatcaTCTTGTAAAAGTGTTTTCAGCCGCCTGAGTAGGTAAGATAGAGGACTCGTTCATTTTgcttcaacatacacacacacacacacacacacacacacacacacacacacacacacacacacacatatatatatatatatatatattatatatatatatatatatatatacatatatatatatactcacatagacaatataaaacacatattcacatgcatacccacagacaaacacacacacacacacacacacacacacacacacacacacacacacacacacgcatatatatatagatatatatatatacatatatatataaatatatatatatatatatatatatatataatattatatatatatatatgtatatatatatgtatatatatatatatatatatatatatatttagatcattatacatatgtatacatatgtataatgatctaaaaaataacacctgtggaaaattcggccttggagatataaatcaaagaggtgaagattttattgaattctgtagtacaaataatctagttatagccaatacattgttccaacaccacccaagacacttgtacacgtggtttttaccagacaaaagaacacgcaacctaattgactacattgtgctgaaccaaaaatggaaaagttgcataaaaaatgtcaagacaagacctggtgccgactgcaacagtgaccaccaactactaactatcgactttcaaataagactcaaaaagatggagcgtccaacaccacctctaaagctcgactacaaaactcttgataacaattacagaattacagtgtcaaacaaatttgaagtactcaatcaatgtgaagatgataaaacaccaaatgagttgtgggaagaaggaaaagaactcttgctgagcgctgcttaagaaactatcgccaaaaagaaaaagaaaaattcccctggatatctgaaaaaacactaagtgaaattgaaacaagaagatgcctaaaatcaaagggtatcaataatccagttgaagaagaaatttttacaaaaaacaaaatacaaaaattcaaagattattgcgacgagataaggaaaaatatttaaatgaacattgccagagaattgaaaactgttctatcaataagacaactaaagaactctaccaaggagtacgaaacatcacacgaaaatttaaatctacagtggacactatcaaaactgaagatggacttgttttatgtgacggaaaaaaagtcaaagatagatggaatcaatattgttccaacctatacaaaaagaataaagatctaacaacgacattaattagactcaatgagagcgaagatgaaccaccgccactgctagacgaagttataaaagccataaaagaattaaagaataacaagagcccgggaatagatgaaataacagcggagctaatcaggaatgctggcgagggtgttgaatacttcttttacaaactttgtgcaaaaatatggaatgaaagaagatgccagaagactgggtaaaatcagtctttgctcccatacctaaaaaagttgacgcactccaatgcaacaataacaggacaattgcattaataagtcacagcagcaaaattttgttgaaaattattgctgaaagaatgaagttgaagttaagagaggaaaatgcagatgaacaagcaggttttcgccctggaaaaggtaccagaaaccagattctaaatctgaaattgatcatagagaaaaaacagagaacatcaaaagacctatacctgtgttgcatcgattacttgaaagcttttgatactgttgatcacgatatcctctggaataacatgaacgatatgaagtttccaaaacacatcatccaactaataaaagccatgtatgaccaacaacaagcagctgtaagaaccacttatgggttaacagaatggttcgaagtcaaacaaggagtgcgacaggatTGCATCTTGTCTCCGcatctctttaacatatattctgaaacaattatgagaggtgctctggagaattttgaaggaactgtagatgttggaggatacaaaatatcaaatctaaggtacgccgatgatatagttttaattgccagcagtatcactgaactacaacaactactagatagggttgaagaagcaagcgaaaaggctggcttgtttcttaatgccaagaaaactaagatcatgaagattcaaagataaccggcaatgaacaatgatggacatgttacaatcaatggaatggttgtgaaaaatgtgaaagagttcacttatcttggagctgttttaactaatacatatggtgattcaccggagataaaaagaagaattaccattgccaaaaacgccacagttgctcttaataacatctggaaagaccgaagcattaccttacggacaaagctgaggttattgaactcattagttttcccaattgcatcatatggttctgagtgtgggtgctgaagaagatagacaagaaaaagatcaatagttttgaaatttggtgttacagacgagtactacgtattaactggacagagaagaaaacgaatgatgaagtgctgagaaaaataaattgtaaagaccggctgttgggcatcttgaacaaaaggaaattaaagtttattggtcatgtgatgagaagtaaaagtattgagaaaaactttttgacagggatggtgataggaaacagaggaagaggcaaaccgaagacaagactaagcgacaacatcaaagatatttgcgggtttgtcgatgatacaagtggaaagaaaagcgcaggatcgagttgagtggcgaaggatggtggagaggtccacggctgctcaaacatgagcataccgttattgatgatgatacatatgtgtatacatatttatatatacatatgttttacacacacgcacacacacaacacacacacacaacacacacacacacacacacacacacacagcatatgtgtatataaaatatatatataataaaatatatatatatataaaattgtgtggtgtggtgtgtgtgtgtggtgtgtgtgtgtgtgtggtgtgtgtgtgtgtgtatgtgtgtgtgtgcgtgtgtgagtgtgcgtgtgtgtgtgtgtgtgtgtgtgtgtgtgtgtgtgtgtgtgtggggtgtgtgtgcataaacatacattcatacatatatgtatatatatatatacatatatatatatatatatatatatatatatataatatatatatatatatatatataaacatatacacgcatacacacacacacatacatacacacaaccacaaatatatacatatatacatacatataaatatatatatataatatatatatatatatatatatatatatatatgcgtatgtgtaaatacacacacagacacacacacacacatacacatatatgtgtgtgtgtgtgtgtgtgtgcgtgtgtgtgtgtatcttctatattatttttcGTCAGGTACTGATGaaataatctgagttcgagggttcgagtcaccggccgacgcgttgttcccttgggcaaggagcttcacctcgattgcctacctagccactgggtggccaagccagcccaagtcagtgctggtcccaagcccggataaaatagagagaatgattacctaaaaggtaacaccggcactctccgtggaaaggaactgggggaccctaccacgtactcactccaagagcatcacaacatgaaaactacaattaagtatcatgctgtgaccacggcggctcagacatgaacctaccgttaaaagaagaatatatatatatatatatgtatatatatatatatatatatatatatatatatatatatatatatacatatatatatgtatatatatctatatatctatatacaagaaagaccttcaaaattaattctgggaacagatcctaaattccaggataaaattttagaggctcctgtactgcgaggtaacaccggcactctccgtggaaaggaattggggaccctaccacgtactcaccccaagagcatcgcaacatgaaaactacaattaggtatcatgctgtgaccacggcggctcagacatgaacctaccgttaaaagaagaaagaagagactgcgaggaggcgcccaacgtgaccgagccagcccaagtcagtgctggtcccaagcccggataaaatagagagaatgattacctaaaaaggtaacaccggcactctccgtggaaaggaactggggaccctaccatgtactcactccaagagcatcacaacatgaaaactacaattaattatcatgctgtgaccacggcggctcaaacatgaacctaccgtaaaaaaaaaaaaaaactgatgaaatAAAGAGTACTCTAGGATGAAAACCCCTATTTTCTTAaggtatttttacatttataaagtCCTGTCATTCACATAGGGTTTAAGAAAGATACTTGGATTGGACTTCTGGAAGGTTTAAAGCTGCTTTgctgggagagagagcaagagtttTTTCTAGAGAAATTATGACGTCATACCGAACTGCCAAAAAATCTTACTtggaagatatatttttttcctgacagCTGTTATCACTAATTTAAGGAAGAACTTGAGGAAGAACAGCATGAAATACATACCAAGAAAATTGGTATGAACGCTTGAatggatatctctctctctaccatacaTTTTCTTGGCGTATGAGCTAAGCCTATCCAAGCTATCATGTCATGGAGGCTGGAATGATTAAAGTAAAAGCAGTTTTCCATGGCAATCTTTGACTAAATGTCTATTACATTAGAATAAGCTCCGTATACTATCAGTTATTCTAAAATCTAaccagtatacacacacacacgcacacacacatatatacatacattcatacatacatacatacatacatatatatatgcatatatatatatatatatatatatatatatatattatatatatatatatatatatatataattatatatattatatatacatatatatatatatatatatatatattatatatatatatatatatatatatatatatatatatgcgtgtgtgtgtgtgtgtgtgtgtgtgtgtgtgtgtatgtgcacgtttgtgtgtatgtgcacatatatatgtgtgtatgtatatatataaccaacttACTATTACCGAATTCCTACTGTACAGAATTCACGACAGAAAAATACTGAGTCATAGACTCACTCTTCTGCATATTTTCGTCAGATGTTGCCACATACTTGAGTATGTAAGAAATGATCTCTGTGCATTAGTTTATCATAACCATTCATGTAATTCGTGAAAAAGACGGTTGACTTGCACATATATACCCTGAAGCGAGCGTTAAATATGATCGCCTtgattttacttcattattatctatttaataatGTGGTCAATTtaccgacaaaaaaaaagaaaaaaaaaaagaaaaaaaaatcgagtgatAACTTTAACACTAGCTTTATAAGATCAGTATAAAATACGCTATGCAAATGCATCCCTATAGTACACTTACACTAATGTACCACATAGAAGCTTTCCCATATGTTGACGTCACAGTGGGAGGAGTCACCgaaatatgcgtgtgtatatatagcatcgttttttttaggtaataacaATTGCAGTCCATCTGTACAGACATGGCAGTCAAGGTTCGAAGGTCTACTGACATTATGCAATATACAGTGCATACGTCAAATTGACGTTTGTTTCTAGATCAGTGAGTTTTTAAAGGGCCATAcgatgttttgtttaatttttttttctttcttttcaggtaCTAATTGTTGCTATTCTTTTGGCTGCTGCTTGCGCTCAACATGACACTGGCTATTCCGCTCCCTCTGACCCAAAGGTAAattcaccaaaatttttttttgacagtaaaaaaaaaaaagagtgataataaacaataatgaatattgttTCTTTCATACTGAATTCATCTCTCATTCATAAGCCTGCGAAGTACAGCTTCAACTATCAAGTGCAAAACGACCCGACCAAGAACGACTTCGGTCATCAGGAGGCCCGCGACGGCCCTGACACGCAGGGGTCGTACCAGGTGCAGCTTCCCGACGGTCGCCTGCAGAAGGTCTCCTACACCGTGAGCGTGGACTCCGGATACGTGGCGGATGTGATGTACGAAGGCGAGGCTCAGTATCAGGCCGAAAGC
This region includes:
- the LOC119571338 gene encoding pro-resilin-like — protein: TLTLMYHIEAFPYVDVTVLIVAILLAAACAQHDTGYSAPSDPKPAKYSFNYQVQNDPTKNDFGHQEARDGPDTQGSYQVQLPDGRLQKVSYTVSVDSGYVADVMYEGEAQYQAESTPGYA